From one Catenuloplanes nepalensis genomic stretch:
- a CDS encoding TetR/AcrR family transcriptional regulator encodes MPTRQEQLLDAAIDVLGTQGTRALTHRAVDAAAALPAGSAANYFKTRDALVGAVAARFAERDRAAWEAIAGFVRPTDADALAAALTAYVRRALGPERAVTTARYALFVEAALRPELREPLAVSARELRTWAAGWLRAIGSADPERECAAIMDFLDGLILHQLTFPGPPDELVASVSRAVRALSTVS; translated from the coding sequence GTGCCGACCCGTCAGGAACAGCTGCTCGACGCCGCCATCGACGTCCTCGGCACCCAGGGGACGCGCGCGCTGACGCACCGCGCGGTGGACGCGGCCGCCGCATTGCCGGCCGGGTCCGCCGCCAACTACTTCAAGACCCGGGACGCGCTGGTCGGCGCGGTCGCCGCGCGATTCGCCGAGCGGGACCGCGCCGCCTGGGAGGCGATCGCCGGCTTCGTCCGGCCCACGGACGCGGACGCGCTGGCCGCGGCACTGACCGCGTACGTGCGGCGTGCGCTCGGCCCGGAGCGCGCGGTGACGACCGCCCGGTACGCGCTGTTCGTCGAGGCCGCGCTTCGCCCGGAGCTGCGGGAACCGCTGGCCGTGTCCGCGCGCGAGCTGCGCACCTGGGCCGCCGGCTGGCTGCGCGCGATCGGCTCGGCCGACCCGGAGCGGGAGTGCGCCGCGATCATGGACTTCCTGGACGGCCTGATCCTGCACCAGCTGACCTTCCCGGGGCCGCCGGACGAGCTGGTGGCCTCGGTCTCGCGCGCCGTCCGCGCGCTGAGCACGGTCTCGTGA
- a CDS encoding LacI family DNA-binding transcriptional regulator, protein MTTYKDIQRLTGLSLATISKHFNGRTVLAENRRAIEEAAEQLGFRPNDMARNLRTGRSRTVGVLLPALTNAFHLTIVAGVESALREAGLSLLVATSPGPGDDAVGLLRGRMIEGIITVPPPHDAAALTETAREIPVVTVDWDVEGLTADRVVLDNRGAGAAAARLLLDHGHRRVGAICGDPAVSTLRDRAAGFRDEVRDAGAEPLVPSGAYTVVGGTDAMRRLLAVRPRPTAVFCASHDLTLGALIALNDSGLRLGRDLSLVGFDSRELALATLPRLTLFEQPTHEIAARAAERLLARLANPEPDLEPVTVTVDPVFVPGASVVRLDDDTHGRGTAGDRGANDRGAAGHRATTGDHDATGDHDAAGGRGAARDHGASDHGSAGDHGSAADGDGDDRHV, encoded by the coding sequence GTGACGACCTACAAGGACATTCAGCGGCTGACCGGGCTGTCGCTCGCGACCATCTCGAAGCACTTCAACGGGCGGACGGTGCTGGCGGAGAACCGGCGCGCGATCGAGGAGGCCGCGGAGCAGCTCGGGTTCCGGCCCAACGACATGGCGCGGAACCTGCGAACCGGCCGGTCCCGCACGGTCGGCGTGCTGCTGCCCGCGCTCACCAACGCCTTCCACCTGACGATCGTCGCGGGCGTGGAGTCCGCGCTGCGCGAAGCCGGACTCAGCCTGCTCGTGGCCACCAGCCCGGGCCCCGGCGACGACGCGGTCGGCCTGCTGCGCGGCCGCATGATCGAGGGCATCATCACGGTGCCGCCGCCGCACGACGCCGCCGCGCTCACCGAGACCGCGCGGGAGATCCCGGTGGTCACGGTCGACTGGGACGTGGAGGGTCTGACCGCCGACCGGGTGGTCCTGGACAACCGCGGCGCCGGTGCGGCCGCGGCGCGCCTGCTGCTCGACCACGGGCACCGGCGCGTCGGCGCGATCTGCGGCGACCCGGCCGTCTCCACGCTGCGCGACCGGGCCGCCGGATTCCGGGACGAGGTGCGCGACGCCGGCGCAGAGCCGCTGGTGCCCTCCGGGGCGTACACGGTGGTGGGCGGCACCGACGCGATGCGCCGCCTGCTGGCCGTGCGACCCCGGCCGACCGCGGTCTTCTGCGCCAGCCACGACCTCACGCTGGGCGCACTGATCGCGCTGAACGACTCCGGGCTGCGGCTCGGGCGCGACCTGTCGCTGGTCGGCTTCGACAGCCGGGAGCTCGCACTGGCCACGCTGCCCCGGCTGACGCTGTTCGAGCAGCCCACCCACGAGATCGCGGCCCGCGCGGCGGAACGGCTGCTGGCCCGGCTCGCGAACCCGGAGCCGGACCTCGAGCCGGTGACGGTCACGGTCGACCCGGTCTTCGTTCCCGGCGCGTCCGTCGTCCGCCTGGACGACGACACCCACGGGCGCGGCACCGCCGGCGATCGCGGCGCGAACGATCGCGGCGCCGCAGGTCACCGTGCCACCACCGGTGACCACGATGCCACCGGTGACCACGATGCCGCCGGCGGTCGCGGAGCCGCCAGGGATCACGGTGCAAGCGACCACGGCAGCGCCGGTGACCACGGCAGCGCCGCTGACGGCGATGGAGATGACCGCCATGTCTGA
- a CDS encoding MFS transporter, which produces MSETTATPMWSARPVPGRRGVPAALAALALGAFGIGIAEMTVTGLLGRVAGDLHASTAAVGSAISLYALGVVIGAPLITIAGARVPRHRLLLLTLVLFIAGNTAALLAPTLLLFSAARFVAGLPHGAYLALAAATAASLVARERRGRATAMVGIGQTIASILGVPLAIFLGQAVSWRAALALAVLVFVAAFAAVLTFVPHESDAPVTGAPAAGAASVTSPTGRRGAGTGTLAPGAAPSPGGTGTLVAGATPHAGMRAIQQALRSPGLWAGFAVAASAFAGLYCVLSFIAPITTDVAGLSAGATPIVMMLYGAGMTVGAIAGGRAADWDVSRAVPLGGVAACLVLAGFAAVMSAPWAPFAGAFAIGLVQLIMFPSLQLRLMDAAPHAPAVAAALNQSAVNLANVIGTSAGGALLAAGLGYPVNGYAGALLAAAGAGLAVLLRPRATARRTS; this is translated from the coding sequence ATGTCTGAGACGACCGCAACGCCGATGTGGTCCGCCCGTCCGGTGCCCGGTCGGCGCGGCGTTCCGGCCGCGCTCGCCGCGCTCGCGCTCGGTGCGTTCGGCATCGGCATCGCCGAGATGACCGTGACCGGCCTGCTCGGCCGCGTCGCCGGTGACCTGCACGCGAGCACCGCCGCGGTCGGCAGCGCGATCTCGCTGTACGCGCTCGGCGTCGTCATCGGCGCGCCGCTGATCACGATCGCCGGTGCCCGGGTGCCGCGGCACCGGCTGCTGCTGCTCACGCTGGTGCTGTTCATCGCCGGGAACACCGCGGCGTTGCTCGCGCCGACCCTGCTGCTGTTCAGCGCGGCGCGATTCGTCGCGGGCCTGCCGCACGGCGCCTACCTGGCGCTCGCGGCCGCCACTGCGGCGTCACTCGTCGCCCGGGAGCGCCGGGGCCGGGCGACCGCCATGGTCGGCATCGGGCAGACGATCGCGAGCATCCTCGGCGTACCCCTGGCGATCTTCCTCGGTCAGGCGGTCAGCTGGCGGGCCGCGCTGGCGCTCGCGGTGCTGGTCTTCGTGGCCGCGTTCGCCGCGGTCCTGACGTTCGTCCCGCACGAGTCCGACGCCCCGGTGACCGGCGCGCCCGCCGCCGGCGCCGCGTCTGTCACCAGCCCCACCGGCAGGCGCGGCGCCGGCACCGGAACGCTCGCCCCCGGCGCCGCGCCCTCCCCCGGCGGCACCGGAACGCTGGTCGCCGGCGCCACACCACACGCCGGGATGCGGGCGATCCAGCAGGCACTGCGCTCCCCCGGCCTGTGGGCCGGATTCGCGGTCGCGGCCAGCGCGTTCGCCGGCCTCTACTGCGTGCTCAGCTTCATCGCGCCGATCACCACCGACGTGGCCGGGCTGTCCGCGGGCGCGACCCCGATCGTGATGATGCTCTACGGCGCCGGCATGACCGTGGGCGCGATCGCCGGCGGCCGGGCCGCGGACTGGGACGTGTCCCGGGCCGTGCCGCTGGGTGGTGTCGCCGCCTGCCTGGTGCTCGCCGGTTTCGCGGCCGTGATGAGCGCGCCGTGGGCTCCGTTCGCCGGTGCGTTCGCGATCGGCCTGGTGCAGCTGATCATGTTCCCGTCGCTGCAGCTGCGCCTGATGGACGCGGCACCGCACGCGCCCGCGGTCGCGGCCGCGCTCAACCAGTCCGCGGTCAACCTGGCCAACGTCATCGGCACCTCGGCCGGCGGCGCCCTGCTCGCGGCGGGCCTGGGATACCCCGTCAACGGGTACGCGGGCGCGCTCCTCGCCGCGGCCGGCGCGGGCCTCGCGGTGCTGCTGCGCCCGCGCGCGACCGCGCGGCGGACGAGCTGA